One Bos indicus isolate NIAB-ARS_2022 breed Sahiwal x Tharparkar chromosome 10, NIAB-ARS_B.indTharparkar_mat_pri_1.0, whole genome shotgun sequence DNA window includes the following coding sequences:
- the ADAM21 gene encoding disintegrin and metalloproteinase domain-containing protein 21, with product MVTGEARVSMQVVGLLWLEVSLFSSGLSQERRSQSLNSPDVVIPLKVTNGSRGPNAPGWLSYSLQFGGQRRVVYIRPKKILVSKALPVFTYTDQHALQQDQPFVPNDCYYHGYVEGVPESLVALSTCAGGFQGMLRINDFTYEIKPIRHSTTFEHLVSKINTKETQFSPMRCGLTNKAAHQQLEFKEAEKLTLKQNSAYNRWAHLWFLELVVVVDHNFFIYSQSNFSKVQENVFVVVNIVDSIYQQLGTYVILMGIEIWNYGNVFPLISIEQVLEDFSQWKQISLSQLQYDAAHIFIENSLISVLGIAYVAGICHPPLDCGVNNFKGDPWSVFALTVAHELGHTLGMKHDEEFCVCGQSACIMNAIRLPAERFTNCSYAEFTKTTLNQGSCLHNLPIPEAVFMLNHCGNGVIEGEEKCDCGSIKQCEQDPCCLLNCTLRPGAACAFGLCCKDCKFMPSGELCRPQINECDLPEWCNGTSHQCPEDVHVQDGIPCSDSAFCYQKSCNSHDEQCREIFGEGAKSASQRCYKEINSQGSRFGHCGVNGTTYLKCPISDSFCGRVHCENVGNIPHLRDHSNLQYTHINGVTCWSTDYHLEMSIPDIPDVGAVKDGTMCGPGKICIHKKCVSLSLLSRACLPETCNMKGICNNKHHCHCGYGWSPPYCLHRGTGGSVDSGPASARRAFLPIVVPLGLFVLLLPLIAVFMYLQKRFRPKKTKTHSPN from the coding sequence ATGGTGACTGGTGAGGCGAGAGTGTCCATGCAGGTTGTTGGACTGCTCTGGCTTGAGGTGTCTCTGTTCTCTTCTGGCCTGTCCCAGGAAAGGCGCTCTCAAAGCCTCAACTCCCCAGATGTGGTGATCCCCTTGAAGGTTACCAACGGGAGCAGAGGTCCAAATGCTCCAGGCTGGCTCTCCTACAGCCTGCAGTTTGGGGGTCAGAGACGTGTTGTCTACATAAGACCTAAGAAGATCTTGGTTTCCAAAGCCCTCCCAGTGTTCACCTACACGGACCAGCACGCCCTTCAGCAGGATCAGCCTTTTGTCCCTAATGACTGCTATTATCATGGTTATGTGGAGGGGGTCCCCGAGTCCCTTGTTGCCCTCAGTACTTGTGCTGGGGGCTTTCAAGGAATGCTGCGGATAAATGACTTCACCTATGAAATCAAGCCCATCAGGCACTCTACTACATTTGAACACCTGGTATCTAAGATAAACACTAAAGAGACACAGTTCTCACCAATGAGATGTGGCTTAACAAATAAAGCAGCACACCAGCAGCTGGAATTCAAAGAGGCTGAGAAATTAACTCTGAAACAAAATTCTGCTTATAACCGGTGGGCCCATTTGTGGTTTCTGGAGCTGGTTGTGGTGGTAGATcacaatttcttcatttattctcaAAGTAATTTCTCGAAGGTGCAGGagaatgtatttgttgttgtcaACATAGTGGATTCCATTTATCAGCAGTTGGGTACCTATGTGATTTTGATGGGGATTGAGATTTGgaattatggaaatgtttttccacTGATAAGCATAGAACAGGTTCTGGAGGACTTCTCTCAGTGGAAACaaatcagtctttcccagctacAGTATGATGCTGCCcatattttcattgaaaattcACTTATAAGTGTCCTTGGTATAGCCTATGTGGCAGGAATATGTCACCCTCCTCTCGACTGTGGAGTTAATAATTTCAAAGGAGACCCCTGGTCTGTTTTTGCTCTCACTGTAGCTCATGAGTTAGGTCATACTCTGGGTATGAAGCATGATGAAGAATTCTGTGTGTGTGGACAAAGTGCTTGCATCATGAATGCTATCAGGTTGCCAGCAGAGAGATTCACGAATTGTAGCTATGCAGAATTTACAAAGACCACTTTAAACCAGGGATCATGTCTGCACAATCTGCCAATTCCAGAGGCAGTCTTCATGCTGAATCACTGTGGAAATGGTGTGATTGAAGGAGAAGAGAAATGTGACTGTGGATCTATAAAGCAGTGTGAACAAGATCCCTGTTGTCTGTTGAACTGCACTCTAAGACCTGGGGCTGCTTGTGCTTTTGGGCTTTGTTGCAAAGACTGCAAGTTCATGCCATCAGGGGAGCTCTGTAGACCTCAGATCAATGAATGTGACCTTCCAGAGTGGTGCAATGGGACATCTCATCAGTGCCCAGAAGATGTCCATGTGCAGGACGGGATTCCCTGTAGTGACAGTGCCTTTTGCTATCAAAAGAGCTGCAATAGCCATGATGAACAGTGCAGGGAGATTTTTGGTGAAGGTGCAAAGAGTGCATCTCAGAGATGCTATAAAGAAATCAACTCCCAGGGAAGCCGTTTTGGCCACTGTGGTGTAAATGGCACAACATACCTAAAATGCCCTATTTCAGATAGCTTTTGTGGGAGAGTTCATTGTGAGAATGTGGGGAACATCCCCCACCTGAGAGATCACTCAAATTTGCAATACACTCACATCAATGGTGTCACCTGCTGGAGTACAGACTATCACTTAGAGATGAGTATACCTGATATACCTGACGTTGGTGCAGTGAAAGATGGCACCATGTGTGGTCCAGGAAAGATCTGCATACACAAGAAGTGTGTCAGCCTATCTCTTCTGTCACGGGCCTGCTTGCCTGAGACCTGTAACATGAAGGGGATATGCAATAACAAACATCACTGCCACTGCGGCTACGGGTGGTCCCCGCCCTACTGCCTACACAGAGGCACTGGGGGTAGTGTTGACAGCGGCCCAGCATCTGCCAGAAGAGCTTTCTTGCCAATAGTTGTGCctcttggtttgtttgttttgcttttaccttTAATTGCTGTGTTTATGTATCTTCAAAAACGTTTTAGACCCAAGAAGACTAAGACTCACTCTCCCAATTAA